The Deltaproteobacteria bacterium genome contains a region encoding:
- a CDS encoding periplasmic heavy metal sensor, with amino-acid sequence MRKLFIVLAVLGLSVALAAPAFCEERKECGPGYGYGCGEGIGDMMGPGYGSGGHMMSPRHRACGMHGPGRDRHGRGWGWGPSARGWKSMKPEQRKKWEKMRSDYQQDTLELRKQLVTKQMELETLWAQPEVDSPRVDKLSKEVADLEAKLWKKRDEYLLQCRQNFGDQGWTCPGGRW; translated from the coding sequence ATGAGAAAACTTTTTATTGTGCTTGCAGTATTAGGGTTGTCAGTGGCTCTGGCTGCTCCTGCCTTCTGTGAGGAACGGAAGGAATGCGGCCCTGGTTATGGCTACGGTTGCGGTGAGGGCATCGGAGACATGATGGGCCCAGGTTACGGTTCGGGCGGCCACATGATGAGTCCCCGCCACCGCGCCTGTGGTATGCATGGACCCGGCCGGGACAGACATGGCCGTGGCTGGGGATGGGGTCCGAGCGCCCGGGGCTGGAAGTCGATGAAACCCGAGCAGCGGAAAAAATGGGAGAAGATGCGGAGTGACTATCAGCAGGATACCCTGGAGTTAAGAAAGCAATTGGTTACAAAACAAATGGAGCTGGAGACCTTGTGGGCTCAGCCAGAAGTGGACAGCCCCAGGGTTGACAAGCTTTCCAAGGAGGTAGCCGACCTCGAGGCAAAGCTTTGGAAGAAACGCGACGAATACTTGCTGCAGTGTCGCCAGAACTTCGGCGATCAGGGTTGGACCTGCCCCGGCGGCAGATGGTAA